In Haladaptatus cibarius D43, the sequence GGCCTGTCGGCGAGTGACTGGGACGAATCGACCGAACACATCGGCGAGGACGGGACGACGTGGCACCACCACGATACCGAAGATCCAGTCGCCGAGGAGGCGTTCGAGGAGATGGCCGGTGCTGGGAGTAACCCGACTGGCGAGTCGCCGAAAGACGGTGCGGAACTCACGTTCGAACGCCTCGATGCCGCGAACGACTGGCGCGATGACCACCCCGACGCCCTCGTCCCGTCTGATACCCGCCGGACGAAGACGGTGACACTCCGCGATGACGTGGACGACCAGACGCTCGAATCCGGTGAGAATGCCGCGTTCGTCTCGCAAAACACCGGGAAATCCTATGGGCAACTCACACTCACGGATGCAGAACGCGCCCGCCTCGACGACAAACCCGACTGGACGTGGGGCACCAAAGGTTTCCACGCAATGAGCGCGAAAGCCGTCCTCGTCGAAGAAGGTGCAGATAATTGGTTAGACCACTACCAATCCGACCTCGAACCCATCGAACACGCCAGCGTAGTCGAGAGTGGGAAGGAAATGGCCGCCGTCACCGGCCTGACCGGGCCGGGAGAGACGGGCGAAATCGACGACTCCGACCCGGATATGCAGGAGATGGCCCGTCAGACCGACAAGGGACTCGGCGAGGGCTGCCAGCAAGCGCGTGACTACTGCGAAGGCGGCGACGATGGCGCGTGTCAGCATCTCGAAGCCGAGTGCGGGTACACCGAGGACGAGATTGATTCCCTGCGCGATGCCTTCGCCCTGCTCGATGAACCGCTTGATTTCGTCCTCGACGCCAGCGCCTACGACCCAACCAACACCGACATGGTGGACTCTATTGAGGCTGACGTGCCGAGCCAATCGTTCGAGGGTTGGGCCGCCCAGATGGAACCAGAGGCAGACCGCCCAACAGACGACGAGTTAGCGAGACCCGCACCAACTTCGACCGATGATCCCGTGGAAATGCACCAGCAGTTACCCGGCCCGGCGCTGCGCGCACTCCGAAAAGCGTGGGGTGGCTATCGCGCCGCCCGTGCCGAAGAACGCTCTGCGGTCGGAAACACGGAACAGTACGCCGAGATCATCAACGGTGTTCGTGCTGTGAACGGTCAGAAACCGCTCTCGTTCGAGAAGTTAGATGGATGGGCTGGTGGTGAACCGCTCCCCGACGACCCAACAGAGACGTTCCCCGGGCCAGATGGTCGAGAGACTATCGAGGAAGCGAGTGCGAAAGGCCGTATCTCACGAGCAGTGCAGGCGTCTTTCGGTGCTTTCGGGACCGTGTATGACCCATCCGACGGAAGGGTTGACTAACAGTAGGTAGTAGCACGGCTTCTACATTCAATCGCTCTTCTAATTCCCGATTGGCGTCACTGTATATTGCCTGTTACTCATGTACTTCGCTATCATCACGTCTTCCTTCGCGGAACTGCTTGAAGAGATTCCACCGTTTTAGGTCGATTTCGATTTTCCAGTCATTTTGCGCTAGTCGGTACAAGGCTCTTCCCACCCAGAAGATTGGCCATGCCCAAAAGAACACGAGGACAAGAAGAGGACCCCACGCTTTTACTGGAGGTAACATACTCTCAACGAAGATATTGGGGAACATTACTTTTGTTGCTGTACTATTCAATATAGGTCACAAGTCGGTCGGTGGTAGCAGACCAAATTCTGCAAAAAGTAACGCTACCACGTCGATAAAAAAGAATCAGACAGGCAAGGCTTCGTCTACAATTCCATCGTCCGACGCATGATGTGGTCGAACCCGGGTGAGAGTGTTAGTATCGACCTCGGCAAATTCACCGGAGTCTTTGTTCTCAACGACACAGCGCCGCTTGCCGAGGTCTTCCAGCGTTTCGGCGTCGAAGCTCGTCATTTTCTGCAACTTCTTGATGTCGTTCTCCTCGATGATCTGGAAGTAAACGCGCTTCTCCGCCTGCGAGATACACGTCTTGTGGAGCAACTGTGGACGCTGGCTGATGTGCAGACACTCGACGTGGTGCTTTCTGCCGCCGGTAATCATTCGCTCGACCCGTTCGTCCGGATCTCCGCCGTTCGGAACGACGTTATGGGATTCGTCACACGAGACGAAGCACGAGCGTCCGAGTTCCTTGCCGAGTGCCATTGCCGCCGCCGCACACTGCCCGTACAGTTCGCGGTATTCGGCCTTGGTCAGCCCTTCGGGAACGACGCGCACCGCACCGACACGATGGACAATTCGCAGGAGGTTGATGCCGCGGTCGAACCGCTCTTTCGTGACGTAGAGCGTCTTGTAGAGTGGGTCGTGGTCAGCATCAGACAGCCCTGATTCTTCGTCTTCCAAATCGAAGTGAATGGCGTGGTCGAAGTTCGGAACGACGGCTTCGAGCAGTTGACCAGTGTACCAACTCTTTCCCGTCCCTGACCGGCCTAAGACGACGACGCGTGCCATCTACGCCTCCCTGTCCGACTGGTCGCTATCTTCGGTGTCACCTGCGTCTTCGTCCTCGATGTCGAGTTCCGTCCAGACCGACTGCTGTTTAGTCTGGACGAATTGCTGATACTGCTCATCAGAGAGGGCTTCGCGCAGCACGCGGTCGCGGCGCTCAGCCTCTTCGTTGAAGGCTTCGATGAGGCCCGCACCACCGTCCGAGAGACAGCCTGCAATCAACTCGCTAGCCGTCTCTGGCGTCATGCGTTCCATTCCCATCGGAATCTCTTGTGAGACAGCGAGCGCCTGGGTGTCAAGCCGCTGGACGTTGAACACGTCGGCAATGATTTCGGCCATCGAGAAGCGAGCGTCCTCGTCAGTCTGGCGGAGTAGTCCGGCGAATTTCTTCGGATTCCGCGCGAGCGACGCCAATTTTCGAACGCCAACTTGCTGGCCGAACAGTTCGATTTGCATTAGGCGTCACCTCCGGTGCCGAGCAGACCACTAATCGCACTCGTGAGTTTCTTCACCTGTTCGTCTCCATCCGGACGCATCCATGTCGCAAACGCGGTCGAGATGGCCACCGTCCCGAGTAAGGCCCATGCTGGGTCAACATCCTCACCGGGCGTGAAAATGTACTCGTCGGCGAAGCGAGAGGCACACGCGCCCAAGCGGAACGCCGCGAAGGTTTCGGCAAACTCCTTCTCTAGCTTCTCTTTCTCGTCGCCGTCTTCAAGACCAACCACCAGCATCCGGGCATAGCCCTCGTTGACGGCGGTTTCGATACCTTCGGCCTTGTCTCCATCCACAGACAGTGGGCCATCGCTCTCGCTCGCTGGAGAGGACGTGGTCGAGTCAGACGACTCGGATTCGGTGTCCGCGTTGTCGGCCTCGTCGCGGTCGTCACCAGCAAAGCCGAAGTCACCGTCGCCAACTTCGACTTCTTCAATGGTCGGGTCGTCACTGTCGGTCTGTTCGCCGTCAGCGTCCGGCTCCCCGGTGTCCACGTCGGTCACATCGGGGGCCGACTCCTCGGCCTCCGCGGACTCATCGAGGCTGGTGTCGCCGTCGATGGCGGGTTCGCCGGGCGTAGGACTGTCGCGGCGGGCGTCGTCCGCCGGAATGGTTTCGGCGGGAGTTGCGTCCGTCATTCGCGTGCTCCCTTGATTGCGCCTTCGCCTTCGAGAATGCGGGCGACTGCCTCATCCTGTTCTTGCGGACTGCCCTGCGGGATGGTTTCGGCGGGTGTCTGGTTCGTCGGTTCGACCGCGACCTCAGCCGTCATGTCCTGCACTTTGTCGAACTCCTCTTGCGCGCGGCCAGAGGGAGCAGTCGAGTCCGTGGAAGCAGGTGCCGTTTCATCGCTGGCAGTGGCGGTGGCGGTCGAGCGACGGCGCTGAACGAGCATCGCCACGACGACCAGCACGACGAGTGCAATCCCGACGTGGGTTTTCGAGAGCGACAGCGACGGTGCTGACCCGGACTCCGGGTCGTCCACGTCGGTTGTTGGTTCCGGTGCGCTGGTTCCGTCTTGTTTCAATTCCTGTGCCGTGTCCGAGAAGTCTTCGAGGTCGTCAGCGTCCGAGTTAGGCATGGGTTTCCTCCGGTGGTCGCTGGTCGGCTGTCCAACGGAAGATAGCATCACACTGCCTGCACTCGGCAGGATAGCCGGTATTCTGCGCGCCACAATGGTCGCAGTTGAATCGGTTCTCCAGTTCCTTCGCGTCTGGTTCCGGCTCGTCAGCTTCGATAGCGGCTTGGTAGTCGGCGTCGGTGGCTGCCGTTTCAAAGTCGTCCGGATCGTCGTGGTCGAACCGGGCCTGAATCTCGGCCAGTCGCTCGGCCTCGTCGTCTTCGTCGGCCTCGAACTTGCTGAGTAGTATCAAGGTCGGATCGTCCGGGTTGGCGTCGGTCGGCAGAACGTGGGGTAACGGGTGTTCCTCGAAGTACTCTTTAGAACTCATCGGATTCCACGTCTCACAGCCGAGACAGTAGCGGCGATACCTGTTTCCGGGCTTCATGCCCGTTGCGATACGTTGGTCGAGGACGGCGACGACGGCGTGGTCGTCGCAGTAGCGGCACGCTTCGATGTCGTGCCCGTCCTCAGAGAGTCGGGATAGTGTGTCGAGAGAGTTCATAGTCTAGCCAGTTTATAGAGTGAATCAATCAGTCGGAGTCGCGGAACGCCAGTCGTTCCGTGCTCATCTTCGAGTAGGGTGCGATTCCTGATAACTCTGCGGAGGGGTCGGATACTAATTCACTAATTTGGCCACCAATTCTTCCGCCAATTCACTAATTCACCAATTAATTAGACCGAATTTATGTCTCACACTCGTAGCGAGAAGTGCATGGCTCAACTAGCAGTGTTTGACGATATTTCAGCTCTTGTCGATGGCGACTTTCTCATCGCTATCGCAACGATCCTTCTCGGCGCACTCGTGATGGAACGCGCCACAGGCGTCCTGCGTACCCGCCTGTACGACATCGAAACGCGGGGTGGGGATGCACTCTACTCCGTCATCACCGCGGTACTTATCGTGTTGATTCCGACGCCAGAGCAGTATCGCGTCCACAAAATGAACGTCGCCCTCGGCTGTCTCCTCGGCGGCGGGCGTGTTGCAGTCGCGGAGTTCGGAGGTATCTAAATGACGGTCAGAATTGGCAACAACGAAGAAGGCGAAATCAGCATCGACCAAGATAAGAAGTTCGTCACCGCCCAGAACGTCACCGCCGCCTCGCCGGACACTCCGGCTTACGTCATCGAAGGCGTCGATAACAAGGTCATTACCATCCTCGCCGGGACAGTCGTCGCGCCCGAGTTGCGTGATTCCAATGGGGAAAAACTGGATAAAGACACACGCGTCATCATCCAGAAAGCCGACAAGCGCGGCAATCGCCTCGGCGGGTTCATCGTGTTCAACGGCACGCTGGCCAACTTCGACTACGACCAGATGCGCCTCGACCCCGACCTGATGCGCCACACCAAGCAAACGGTCGTGCTCAAGGAAAAACAGCAACTCCACGTCTACGTCGAAATTCCGGAGGGCGCGAATGGCCTCGACGAACAGATGTCGCGGCTCACCATCGGGGACGAAACCAGCGACTTCGGCGAACCCGTCGAAATCGTCAACTGGGACAGCCTCGGCGCGCCCGAACAGCAGGCTGTGAACGCAATGACGCAGGGGGCGAACTAAGATGCCCGCCAGCGCCATTGAACGCTCGTCACTAACCCACAACGGCTCGACGTTCGGCGAAAGTCACGTCGAACGCAGTCAAAACACGGCGGAGAAGATGTCTACCATCTGTACGTGGGAACATCCCCGCAAATTCGAAGGGGCCGAAATGGTTGGCAAGCGCGACGCCACCCGGTTCGTCCCCCGCACTCGCCAGCAACTCACCGGAACGGCGGCAGACGACACCGAAGTCGTACTGGCGTCGGACATCATGCCGATTGCAGGCGAACACAAGCTCGATGAGCAGGACTATCGCGTCGTCGTTGCCGTAAACGCGACGACCGAGGAAGAAATCGACATCGTGGACGTGGACTACGGGGCCAACTCAGTCGTCTTGGCCGACGACCCGGCGGATGGGGACGACGTGTACCTCTATCCTATCATCTCGGAGGGGAGCGTCCAGTACCGAGCACGGAATAACATGGGCTTCGTTGAAGGCGCAGTCTACAAGTGGCCGGTGCCGCTCTATCGCTTCCACGACTTCCCGCAACTGGCGCGCGGAACCGAAATCAATCTGAATGGCAGCGTCGAGTTCGAGGAACACGACGAATTGGAGTTCCGCATCAACTCGCCCCACCAACTCTGGTGGGAAGATGAGTACTTCCCCGGCGGCCAGTTCATCTCGTCGGTCGAACAGAAAATCGAACTCACGCTCTAACGCCGTGAGACGGCACTGACCGTCTCAGACTACGATTCTATTATGACACAACTTGATTCGACAGAGAAACCAACGCGCACCGAGGCACTGATTCACAGTCATCCTGAGTATCAGAAACTCGTGAGCGCACAGCCGCAGACGGCGAGTGCGACGACCGCGACGACCACCACGACGGGGCGGCCAACGCTCGCCATCGAAAAGACCGACCTCGATTTCCTCGTGAACGTCGCTCAACTGCTCGTGCTGGTGCTCATCCTCGTGAGGGTCGGCCAATGAGGATGGGGCCACGCTTGCGCAACAGCGGGGGCGGCGGTTCCGGTGGCTCAAGCAACACGCAAGAAGAGGAAAAGGAGGAAGAGAAGGAAAAGGACACCTCAGACTCCTCATCCTCGTCGTCTTCGTCCTCGTCCTCGCCGCCGACGCTTGGCGGCGTGCGCGGGCCGCGGATTCGAGACGGGGACGTTGGCTCACCGACCGAGACGAGCGAAACGAGCGTCGAGGAGGAGTTCGAAGACCTTGAGGAAGCGTATGACCGCCAAAAGGCGGAGGAGAACCGCAGTAGTGCGGGCTACGGCAGTGGGAACCGCTCGAAAATCATTGCCGATACCGACGCCGAAAAGGAGAAAAATACCGAAACACACACCGACTCGGACGAGGAGACGGAAAGCGACCAGACCAACAAGAGCAGCAGCGGCTTTCTGGGCGGCATCGACCATGCGCTGAACAACCCCGGCGAGACGGTCGATAACGCATGGCGCGATACCCAGAAGACGTGGGACGACGTGGACGAAGGCACCAAAGATGTCGTTGACGGGACGCTCGACAACGACGTGTTCTCGGTGCAGGATACGATTCGGGGCAGTGCCGAACTCGCACTCGGCTACGATTCGAAAGAGCAGTTCGCCCAGGACTCCACGAAACTCGCCGGAACCATCAAAGACCTCACCCAAGGAAAAGTCGCCGAAGGCACCGCGCTCGATAATCCGCTCACCGCAGGTGTCGTCGATGTCGGCACGTTCCTTGGTGAATCGTTCATCGCCGAACCATCGAAGGCTATCGTAACCGGCCTGACCGGCCTCGACGTGGACGAGGGCACCGCCGAAGGCGAAGTCGGGGCGGGCGACGTACTCGATGTTGCACTCACCGCAACGGGTGGCAAAGCCGTCAAAACGGGGGCGAAAGGCCTCCACCGCCTCTCGAAATCCGATGAAGCGGCCGCTGCGCTCTCGAAACTCGGCGTGAAGTCGAGTGACGACGGCGTGCGCGTTCTCGGTGGGCCGAACAAAGGCATCTCGATGGCGGACGACACCGCCGAAACCGCGAGCAAAGCAACGCGAACCACCACAAAGGCAAGTGACGACGTGTCCACGTCCACATCGAAACTGGCGACAGAGATTGAGAACTACAAAAACTCCATTCGCTACGGCGACGAGGCCACCGAAACCGCCGTTAAAGGGAGCGACGAGGCCGCTGAAACAGTCGCCAAGGCCAGCGACGAAGGCGAATCGTTGCTCACTCGATTAACCAAAACGCGCAAGCGAAAGGCGGCGACGGGCGCAACTGCGGCTGGTGCGACCGGCATCCTCGCCGGAACTGCCTATGACGCCACTGTGGGCTTCGCTCCCTCGGACTCGCCGAACACGATGTCGTCCGGCGACGGTGACGACACCAATTCCGATGGCAACGGAGACGGAAACGGAAACGGTGGTGACAGCGATTCCGGTGGGAACGGAGGCGGAGATGGCAACGACTCGGGAGCCGCCATGTGGGGCCAGTTTACCGATGTGGCCGCCCTCGACGGCGGCTGGCTCCTTGGCTATCAACAACTCGTCACCGGGTCACGCCGCCGTTGGTTCCTCATCATGGCGCAGGACGAATCGACGATGTTGGTGCTCCAAGCCGGGGGCACTGCGGCGGACGCCCCAATGATGACCATCGAGGGGCAAGCCGTTCCGGAGTTCAACGCCATGCCGTCGTTCGAGACTGAAACCGACGCCCGGAACGCCCACACGAAATGGCTTCAATCGCGTGAGTACGACGGCAACAACCCCGACAACGGGAACCAACCGGACGACTCGCAGTGGAGCGACTGGAAACAGGTCGGCCACGAGAATCCGTGGTTCATCACCGGGCGGTCGCACGCCGACGGCGAACGGGTGCAATTCTACGCCGCCGCCGCGATTGAGGGCCTGTCCGTGTTCCTCGGCGCGTCCGGTGGTGTCGTCGAAACACCGTATCTGTTCACCTCCTACGACGAGTTGAAAGCGGCGCTCGATGCCTACTTCACGAAGGTGTCGAACGGCGAGATTCCCGACGACCGCATACCGGACGGCTCGCAACCCAACCGCGAAGAAGTCCGCGAACGAGTGCGTGAATCCGCACAAACCTCCCAGTCCGTGACGAAATCGGTGAGCGAATCACTCACCGGCAAGAACGTCGCGCTCGCCGCGGTCGGCGTGGCGGGCCTCGCGGTACTTGCTGGCGGGGGCGACGGCGCGACCGCCGGAGGTGGGGCCTAATGGGGAAGATGGGACTCGCGCTGAAACTGTCCGATAAACTCGGCACGTCAGTCCAGAAGTCGCTGCGCTACATCGACGACGTGGGGAACAAGACCGCACGCAAATCACTCGATGAAGCCGCAAGCAAAGGTGATGACGCCCTGCAAATCGGCTGGAAACCCATCGCGGGTGTCGGCGCAGTCGGCGGCGGCGGACTGATTTGGCGACAGCAGGCGGTCGAGAAAGCGAAGGCCATCGCCGAACAGGAACAGGCGGCCAGCGACTCTCTCGCCAGCATCGTGGATTCCGACCTGCCGCCGAGTTTGAAGCAGGAACTCGCTAAGCAGTACGTGCGGAAGTCGTCGGAGTCGAAGGCGAAATCGGGCGGGCTGCCGTTCGAGAACATTCAACAGACGGTGGTCGCACTCGTCGTGCTGGCCCTCGTGCTGAAATACGTGTTGGGGGCCGAGTGATGTTGTCGAGTATGTCCGACGTGTTCGACGACATCCTCGCCGAACTCCGGACGATTCGCGTCCATCTGACGAACGAGTCGGCGACCGCGACGGCGACCGACACCACGAGCAGCGTGCAATGGTTCTCGACGGGCACCGACCGCAAGGAACTCGACGCGGAGTACACCGAAGCCGAAGATGCATGGGAGAAAATCGACTTCGGGTTTACCGCGAAGACGGTGACCGTGCGCGTCACCGACGACCTGAACGTTTGTCCGGTTGACCCCTCCGGCGCAACACAGGGTACGAAGATTCGCCCGGAACAGAACGAATCACCGTACTCTCTCGGTGGCGACAACGGTATCGACACAGAAGCGATTTGGATTCAAGCCGCATCCTCGGCGAACGAGACGCCCCAGTACGAGGTGCAGGCGTTCGCCTAACGGCGGCTTTCTCTCTTTCACATGACTTTCGAATCAGCAATTCAGGCGGACTATGGCACGATGCTCGCAGGCCTGCGCGACACGGTTGGTGGGCTGACGAACTGGACGATAAAAGACGATAGCAGTGACGGTGCGGCCCAACTCGCCAAGGGCGACTACTTTGTCCTGACGACGAGTGACCCGCAGGAAGACATCTATCTCGGCGTCGAGGCGAACCTCGGCGGCCTCGTGATTCAGCACGGCCCGTCGTGGGATGCCGCCAACGGCCAGTGGACTGACCGCTATCAGTTCGACCCGGCACAGACCGGCCAGAACTACCCGCAATATCGGTACGAGAACAATCAGGATGTCCACCCGGATGAACACTTTCAGCTCCTCCCGAAAACGAAAGTCCACTCTGACTTTCCGATGCAGATGGGCGATTCGGGCACCTACTGGCTGAGCGCGACCGACGAAAAGGGCTTCCAACTCTACTGGCAACGCGAAATCGCCGACGGTGACGACGGCGAACTGTTCGTCGGCGCGGGCAAGATAACCCGGGCATGGGACTACACCGCCGCAGACGAACGTGAAGCCGGGTGGGCGCTCGGCTACGGCGATACCAATAACGGGCTAAAACCCGTGCATATGTCGGAATCTGGCCACTACAACAACAGTTCGGACTTCAACGGTGACAATCGCTACGAACACCACGTCGGCAACAAAGACCAACCGGCGCACGGCCACGTCAATCCTGACGCGGAGTTCGACAACTACCCACTGACGAACTCGGTGGTCAGTTCCCGGCAGTATCGGAATGTCGAAGGCCATGATACGGTGATTGGCGATTTCGACAATTGGGTGCAGGACGAATCGGGTTCCTCGACGGGCCACAAAGACGAGGTGCAAGACGCAGGCGGCGCAGGCGTCTACACCGTCTGCAAGCGCCACAGTAGCCTCTCGGTGGCGCTCCGCATGGACTAACATGGAGTGGACGACCGCCGCCGACTGGGACGCCGCAACCACTGAGACGACGGTCGAGCATCCGAACGACAGTGTGACGCTCGCCGACGGCGCGAGCAGTGGCTCACTCACGACCGCCGCGCAGTCGTCTCCGGCGCTGGCCGTCCCCAACCTCGGCACGACGCTTACCAACAGCGTCGGAACGACCACGACCGTCACCGTGACCGAATCGCTTGCTGGTGGTGGCACCGCGACCGACTCGCGGCGCTTCATCACACCGCTCGATAGCGGCCTTTGGTATGATGATTTCGAGGATGGACTCGGAAGCGAGTGGACGGTTGACGCGACACATCTCATCACCAAAACCAATCGCGTCTACGAGGGCGAGCAAAGCGTCGGGATAGAAATCTCAGACGCGATTCCGGTGCTTGCGCAGTGTCAGCCCTCTCCAATCGCAGGCGGTCAGCAAATCGCTGGTTTCCGCTTTTATTGGCAAGAGGGTCAGAGCAGTTACGGCGGCGGCCTTCGGCTCAAAAACTCGCAGGGAGAGTCTGAGGTTGGATTTGCGACGGATAACCCGCAGTGGATTGTCCACGACGCAAACGGCACCACCCAACTCAAAGGCGACGACTCCGCATATGGCAACTGGGTCGAAACGCGATTTGTCTTCAACTGGGAGGCAGGGACGTTTTCGGTGCGCGTTGAGGACTTCGGTACTGGCACAGTTCGCCAGCACTCCGGGCCGCTGAAACACGGCTCCGATGTCGAAACCATCAGTCTTGAAAACTATTCGACTGGATGGGGGACAGACTCGAACTGCTGGATGTGGTACGATTCGTTCGCCGTCGAACAGGCCACGCCGACAACGACCGAGAGTACGCCTTTCTTTGGATTGGACGGCGCGGCGGACTCGGACTACTCGGTGACGCTCGACCTCGACCGCATGGACGACCGTTATGAGCCGTCCGTCGCGTCGGTATCTCTCTCAGACGAGTTAGACGCCCAACCCGTGTGGTCGGATACGTTCAACGATGATTCACTCCCCGAATGGGATTTGATTAACGGTGACTGGGACGATTCGGACAACACGCTCTATAATACGAGTGGAGAAAACAATTCGTGGATATCACGCCCTGCCGCCGTCGATTACGGGCGCTGGTCGTTCACCCACTACCACGGCCCGCAGTTCTACGGCGCTAAATTCGTTCTGAGTTCTGTGAAACCACCGGGCGATACCGCCGCACAGCCCGACACCTGCTACAAAATCCAATTCTCGAACTCCAACAACGGGTACGACCGCTACTTAACCGCCATCGAAAACGGCGCGACAAAGTGGAAGCAGTATCTCGGCGGTGGCGATGACCGCAATTGGCATTCGATAACGCTCGTCCGCGTTGCGACCGACGACGGTGGTGCGCGCTGGAGTGGGTCGTTTGATAACCGTTCGTTCGTCTACGAAGAAGCGCCCGAGGATGTCGTAGAGGGGCTTAATTACCTCTCATTTCAGGGTGGGAGCAGTGGTCACCGTTTCGATAGCGTCTCTGTCTCCCGCGACGGCCAGCAGACCGACGACGAGGACGACACCGATGGCGCGCTCGTGGTTGCGCCGGTCGCATTGAGAGCGACGAGTCGAGTGACGACGCAGACGACAGTCAGCCATCAGTCGGTCGTGGCATCGACGACAACCGCGACGAGCAGGTCACCAACCCAGTACTATTCGCACGCACCATCAACACCGACCACGACGGCCACACACACCACGACTGCCGCGTGTCGGCCAATCGCCACATTCTCCAATGGCGTCTCTGTTCTCGACCTCGTCCGCCTCATGCTGGCCGCCCCCGTCGAAACCGGCGCTCGAACTCGCTCCGTGCATCAGCATCAGGTCTTCGACGGGGCTATCGAACACAACGACGCCGCACGCCACGGCGCGCTGACTATCGAACGCACGACGTTCCCCGGCTCCGTTCGGCGCGTTCCCTCGGCCCCGACCATCCGCCTTCGGGCATTCAACTCGGTCACCGACGCCCAGTATGACCAAACCGCCCTTGCGGTGCAACTCAGATCCGCGTCGTCGATGACGACCGGCCACCATGCGTCGGCCATCGCGAGCGCCGACATCGTTCCCGTCGTTGCGCTCGATTCCGAGTACGACATCGGACAGGCAAGTGCGACACTCGGTGCAGTCGGTATCGAGCAGGCAACAGAGACACTCGCCGGGACAGCGACTGCGACGACCACCGCGACAACAACCGTCACCGACCACCAGCACGACGCGGTCACCGCGAGCGCCGACCTGTTCGCTCCGTATCGGCCCATCGGCAACAGCGTCTACCCGCTGACGATGCCGACAGTGAGCGCCGACAGCACCACCGCAGTCGGGAAGGAAATGAACGGGGCAGACGTGCAGGCAATCGCCAGCAGCCGGCCAGCGGCGCGTGCGACGACACAGAAGATGGAGACGATCGGTGGCTCTCCACTTGCCGTCCTGCTTGACGCGAAGACGCCCTACCACCTCGCACGACTCGTCGTGGACATCGCGGACGACGACGGCACGACTCTCCAACCGGACGGCTCCGTACCGGGTGGCATAGACACGACTGAAGACGTAATCTTCGGCTCACGGTTTAACGGCCTCTCAATGCAGTAACTATGACAAACGCAGACTCTCTCACTCGAACCGAAACCAGCATCGACACGACGGCTCCCAACGGCGCACCCTCGAACGCCGAACTCGGCGAACGCATCGCTGGGGTCGAAGCGACGGTCGAAGGCCATGATGAGAAACTAGACGACATCCGGGCGTTGCTCTCCGGACGCCTCGACGACCTCGAACAGTCGCACGATGAGATGGAAGACCAGCATAATCGCCTCTGGTGGGTGTTTCAAACCCTCAAGAAAGCCGCCGCTGGAGGGCTTGGCGGCGGTGTCCTACTTGACCTGCTCGGTGTACTCTGACTCCCTCGGCTCCGCTGTATTACAGAATCCCGTCGAAGGTGGTTTTGGCGCGACTCCGCGGGGTTTCACGCCAGCGAAAGTCGAATCCTCAAATTGCACATCTCATCGTGATGGCGATGTGCAAAACGCACTAGATGC encodes:
- a CDS encoding ATPase, producing MARVVVLGRSGTGKSWYTGQLLEAVVPNFDHAIHFDLEDEESGLSDADHDPLYKTLYVTKERFDRGINLLRIVHRVGAVRVVPEGLTKAEYRELYGQCAAAAMALGKELGRSCFVSCDESHNVVPNGGDPDERVERMITGGRKHHVECLHISQRPQLLHKTCISQAEKRVYFQIIEENDIKKLQKMTSFDAETLEDLGKRRCVVENKDSGEFAEVDTNTLTRVRPHHASDDGIVDEALPV